One genomic window of Mauremys mutica isolate MM-2020 ecotype Southern chromosome 5, ASM2049712v1, whole genome shotgun sequence includes the following:
- the GRSF1 gene encoding G-rich sequence factor 1, which produces MAGTRWVLGALLRGCGCSCSSCQRTGAACLPLRPAAASASGLSGRRRLLLLLGAAAAQSRGLQVAVAAGSLPSPAGPGFGALRGPLLHQAHPGRSYGQDSSSSFQDEYPPLSEYEPTPSKTGEEDDVFLIRAQGLPYSCTVEDVLSFFADCRIRNGESGIHFLLNRDGKRRGDALIELESEQDVQNALEKHRKYMGQRYVEVFEIHNEDVDAILKSLQSSSSSPAVNDGVVRLRGLPYSCTEADILEFFAGLDIVEMTFVMDQRGRRKTGEAFVQFAAPEMANQALLKHKEEIGNRYIEIFPSRRSEVRTHSGSYRGKKMNTYPTTKLIKESESVFEENDLSQPLGLTAACESEKENESYREMIEKPRDASEFGSTSSPLHFVHLRGLPFQASAQDIVNFFAPLKPAKITMEYNSNGKATGEADVHFETHEDAVAAMAKDRSHVQHRYIELFLNSSPKRKQDC; this is translated from the exons ATGGCCGGGACGCGCTGGGTGCTGGGCGCGCTGCTCCGGGGCTGCGGCTGtagctgcagcagctgccagcgcACGGGGGCCGCCTGCCTGCCCCTGCGCCCCGCCGCGGCCTCCGCCTCCGGCCTCTCGGGCCGCCgccggctcctgctgctgctgggggcggcGGCCGCGCAGAGCCGGGGCCTGCAAGTGGCGGTGGCCGCCGGCAGcctgcccagcccggccgggCCCGGGTTCGGGGCCTTGCGGGGCCCGCTGCTGCACCAGGCCCACCCGGGGCGGAGCTACGGCCAG GATTCAAGTTCTTCATTTCAAGATGAGTATCCTCCACTCTCAGAGTATGAACCAACTCCATCCAAgacaggagaggaagatgatgtgTTTCTTATCCGAGCCCAAGGATTGCCGTACTCTTGCACTGTTGAAGATGTGCTTAGCTTTTTCGCTG ACTGCAGGATTCGAAATGGCGAGAGTGGGATACACTTCCTTTTAAACAGGGATGGCAAACGCAGAGGAGATGCTTTGATTGAACTAGAGTCAGAACAGGATGTGCAGAATGCCTTAGAAAAGCACCGGAAATATATGGGTCAGCGGTATGTGGAAG TTTTTGAAATACACAATGAAGATGTAGATGCCATATTGAAGAGTCTGCAGTCCAGTTCATCATCCCCTGCAGTTAATGATGGAGTTGTACGCCTCAGAGGCCTTCCTTACAGTTGTACTGAAGCAGACATTTTAGAGTTCTTTGCAG GTTTGGATATAGTTGAGATGACTTTTGTCATGGATCAGAGAGGAAGAAGGAAAACAGGAGAAGCTTTTGTGCAGTTTGCCGCACCAGAAATGGCAAATCAAGCCTTGTTAAAGCATAAGGAGGAAATTGGGAACCG ATATATAGAAATATTTCCAAGTAGGAGGAGTGAAGTTCGAACCCATAGCGGTTCGTACAGGGGGAAGAAGATGAATACTTATCCAACTACTAAACTGATAAAAGAATCAGAATCAGTCTTTGAAGAAAATGATTTGAGTCAGCCCCTAGGACTGACTGCAGCTTGTGaaagtgaaaaagaaaatg AATCTTATAGAGAAATGATTGAAAAGCCTCGGGATGCTTCAGAATTCGGGAGTACCTCATCACCGCTGCATTTTGTCCATCTGAGAGGTCTGCCTTTCCAAGCTAGTGCCCAAGACATTGTAAAT ttTTTTGCTCCACTGAAACCTGCAAAAATCACCATGGAATATAATTCCAATGGAAAAGCTACAGGAGAAGCAGATGTACATTTTGAGACTCATGAAGATGCAGTTGCTGCTATGGCCAAGGATAGGTCACACGTGC AGCATAGATATATTGAATTATTCCTGAATTCATctccaaaaagaaaacaagattgCTAG